Sequence from the Mauremys mutica isolate MM-2020 ecotype Southern chromosome 2, ASM2049712v1, whole genome shotgun sequence genome:
GTGCCAGACCTGCTTCTTGTaccagccctgtccctgctcctgccctagtCCCTGCCTCCCTCAGATCTCCTGATTCCTGACTCCAAGCACTGGCTAGTCTCTTGACTACAACACCTGCTCTGCCCTTTGATTCTGTTCTGGCTCCCAACTCCTGTCTCTGACCATTGGCTTGTCCCCTGAACACACCTCCTGATCTGCTCTCGGATTCTGCTCTGATCACTAGGCCAGACTCCTGTTCCAACCACTAGCTTGCAACACCAAACCTCATTGTGTAACAGTTTGAGCAGCCCAGTAGACGGTAGGAGGGGCCTTTGCTCCCTAGCGTGGAGCTCCTCTACAGAAGGGCAACAGCAGGAGTCCAATCCACCTTTTTGGACATTGTTGGGGAACTGCGGGCTCAGGTCGCAGAATTCAGTGAGCAGAATGCAGCTGTCCAGGCTCAGTACAATACCAGGCACTGTCTTCAGTCCCTGCTAGTCTCACATCCACTTTCTAAATGACCAAGCTGCTTCTACCCATCAAGTTCAACAGCTATGATGTTTCATAGGTACCTTAACAAATGTCATCTCCAGTTCATGTTACAGCCACGTTTGTACTGCACGGATCAGTGCTGAGTAGGATTGGTACAAATCTGCTCACCACAGAGGCCCTGATGTGGGCAGCCCCACTCCAGGAGGGGTCCAGCCCTCACTTTGAACACTTGAACTACTTTGTACAGGCAATGGCAGGTGTCTTCGATAGCCCGAATTGAGAACGTACTGCAGAAGCTGCTCTCCAGGCCCTCTGGCAGGAGCCCGGGTCTGTCGCCAAATATGCAGTGGGATGCTGATGTCTGGCTGCAGATCCCCACTGGAATGAGGCTGTCCAGGAACACCACTCCAGGCAGGGCCTCAACAACTCTATCAAAGATGAATTAGCCCAGGTGGAACCTCCAGCTAGCCTGGGAGCTTTAACTGGTCTGTTCATTAGGATGGAAGATTGGCTAACGAAGCGAGCCCAAGAAAAATGACACCCACAGGGCAGAAGTCTCCTGGGGCCCCAGTTGTCCTGCCAGACCCTGAACCGATGCAAGTCGACCTGCCtagccccacctctctgccagtgAAAAGATTCATAGTCGGGCATTGGGGCTATGCTGGTACTGAGGCACATTGCAGCCAAAGACCAGCCCAGCTCCGGGTGAGGAAATGCCTGAGCCGAGCCCCAGTAAGGGGTAAGAGTTGGGTCTGCGCTCCACTCCTCCCCTCAGCAAATCACACTGCTGCCCATCCACCAGAATTTGGCAGCCCCTAACATACATGTCAAGTGGGCTGGAAGAAAGCAGACATTACAACAGCTTGGACTAGCCTTCCTGCCTGGCCTTCATGCTGTACAGCAGAGCCCCTATGGAAGGACAAAACAGGGCCTCCCACAGCGGGAGCAGGATTTGCTCCCAGGTGCTCCAAGCCAGATGAACTGGCCAGTGCAGAGAGGTCAGGACTATGGCTGCAACTCATTCGTTCTCACCCTTCCCTCGGGCTCTGTTGTTCTCACCAGTGCCCGTGGAGGGGGCAGCCATGGCACTGGGCATTTCTGGTTTGCCCTGCATTAGCTGCATGGCTGCTGTATGAGCAGACAGATGCTAAGAGGCAGAAAAACATTCAGGCATCAGGGATCCAACTACTTACCCcaaagaggggggaggggaaagactaAGAACATCCTTTGTGCAGCGTGAAGAAAACATCAGGGTGTGGCTTACTGGAACTCCAGGTGAGGAGAGGGGTTGGTTTGCCTCATTGATGAGGCTGCAACCGACTCAAGCCACAGATAAAAAAAGGCAGCCGCAGATTCACCCAACCCAGAGTCCTGGAGCCATATCCCCTCCTAGACCCGCACTGAATGACAAACACTTTCCAGGAGTTGCTGAAGTCCTAGGAGCACACGTTCACCAGTGACTGACAGACTGTCTCAATAAGGAACTACAGCCACTGGTAAGTGCCCAGTTCTCTCCCATCCTCTCCCTGGCACGAGGGTTaagatttttctgtttattttccacATGCTGATGCAGTGGAGACAAGTCTCTGTGACACACCACCTCTCTTGGCGAGCAGTACATTCAATGTTTAACTCATCCTTTTGTAATGACTTTTTACTGtttcctttaaaatatttactgTTAAAAGTAATTGCTGgggtgcccaggctgctgcagtcAGCCCAACCAAGctacccctgtgcaccccaaaaGGATTTACAGTGACATTTTGGAAATGGATACTAAGAGCAAACAAGGCTGTGACTAGCTAAATGACTCCACTGGGATGGCCACATTTTTCTCGCAATTATCCCTGGTGCACATCAGTTTCAGTGAGATTACTATGAATCACCACCAGTGTGACTGGGATTAGAACCCGGCCCGCCGAAAATAATTTTGTCAACTACAGGTCACTTGGGAGATTCCCACTTGCTTAGAAGGTTTTGAACAAACACAATGCAGCAGAGAGGGGGCACATTGTTAAATTTTGGCTCCGGTAATGACAGATAGTAATTGGAAGGGGTCACATCACACTTCTAGTTGTTTAATTGACCAGATTCCCACTGCTGTATTTTCTTTCAAACTGCAGAATTGCAGACAAGCATGCAAAGGGGATCAAATTGATTATGATGAAATAGTTGTCTCTGATTGACTTAACAGCCATTCAGTCTCAGGGTTTGCTGTAGGAAAATGAGTCAATATCTTCAACATCTAAAATATCTCTGAACATTTGAAATTAAGCTACGTGAAAAAACAGTGACTCCACGCACATGATAGCAAAGCTGTGGCATGTTACACGCACCTAAGGCAGGATTTTTTTGTGACACTGTTTTTTGCTcctcagttacaccagcataaatccaGATAACTCCATTGGCTCCAGTGTAATTATCTGAATTTACAATGATTCATCTCAGAACTGTAAAATAGCATCTCATTCACATGTACTATTTTTATATGACACTCTCTGGTGTTACTACTTATGCCTTAGCCATTCGGTATATTATGACTAATTTATGATTTCTGTAGGGATGGGGACTTTCAATCTGCCTCCTTTTACTACTATAAAATTCCCATCTGCATTGTGACATTAATATAGTTTTAGgcatttaatttccttctttgtttttttaataagagGAAATCTGAATCTACGGATGTGAGCCTCAACTAAGCATGGGGTCACAAATTCAACTAACTGCACCACAGCATAGATATAATCATAAAAAGGAATCTACTGAAGGTATTTCAATGCATAGAACTCCAGGGAGCTACATAATTCTGCATGTCTCTGTTGCTCTATATGATTCAAAttactagagcatatatttttcaTTACTTTAAATTCTGTTATTTTGTAATCTATTTTTTCACCGTATCTTGTCAAAGCTCATATCCTGCAGTTATATATGTGCAAAGACTCCATTTTGCAAACCTAACTCGGAAGTTAGAAATTTTCACATAAGTAGCCCCCCAAGATGACAGAAGTGGCCAGATCAGTTCCAAAGTTAGTACTTTTAGAACAAAATTATTTTGAGTTGGGTGAAAAAAAGCATCCAAATAATGCATGAAAGAAGTGTTGTTTTTTTACCCTTGTCTAATGACAAAAAGGCCGAGTAGATTTTCTTCAAACCTTCTCTTTTGGGCTGAGGGCAAGCATAAAAGATTTTAGACCTACGGATAATGGtaatgtttacacacacacacacacacactgagattgTTGTCTCAATAAAAATTAATAGCATAGCTAGTGATAATACAGTGAGGGATTGGATGATGGATTACCACCCACTAGTAATAATATCGGGAGGGATTTTATGagtcatttttctttattttcatggGTCACGGCCTCTTGGAAGAAGCACTATTTAATGTTACTTCGCTATTGTGGGCATTGGTTTTACGTGTCAGCTCCGGCGACACAATGAAACCTGTTTGTAGTGTGACCTATTTTCAAAGATGCGGGAACAAGTGACACTCTGAACGTCTGGAGTGATTTCCACTGAGATCCAGTGAGTGTGTGGTCACCGTCTGAGCTGGCTAATAGTATTTAAGGGGAAAACTCTAGGTCTTCTCAGTGTTTGGGATTCCCTCATTGGTGCATAGCAGCACTGCTGCAAACCTCAACTGTAGACAAGGAAAGCCATGATCTGCACTAGCTTAGTTTATCCTGCTTGAATGTAGGATTGTCAATTGGTGCAAATCACAGGTTTCCTTGGGCCCATTCCTGTTCACCTCTGGGTTTTACATGGTTCCTGGCCATCAATGACTAAAATTGAAACTAATCCCAAGTAGAGATCACGGCCTATAGAAAAAGACATTTCCCAGAGGGAACGAAAAAGATTAGATAACGAGTCATTGCAGAAAATGGAGGTGTTTTTAAACTAGAGGCTGTTAGTGAAGTCAGGTGGATTTGCTTGTTAGTTGTGACACATAAtttgagagaattttttttcactCCCAGGAGCTTTTGGAAAGTTAGGTCAGTTTCATTTAACGCTTTTTTAAGAAAAGTGTGAACCCAGGGACTGTACagcttcttaaaaacaaaacagaagtaatCCTAGCGATTAAATATGTTTAACCTGCCCAGAGCACTTGAAAAGCTGCAGCCAGTATGCTGTTAAAAGCAAATGTAAATGCCTTAGCATATTTAGAGAGGTTTGTTTTTGGAAAACTTCCGTTATGAAAACAAAGCTGCAAATATAACTGATAACTGtagggtcaaatcctgctcaGCTTACTCACCCACACAGCCCCCTGGATTTCAAAGGGACAATTTATGTGAGGAAGGAGAGTAGAATCTGGCCCCCAGGCTCATTTGAGGAGGatttctgtgaatattcctgggttTTACATTCATTTCAGTCCTATCTTAAGGTCTGTGTTTTATATGTCACTTACCCACCTTATTCCCTCTCAAGTTCATAGTGTTGTTTTCAAGACGGAATAAAGATCTGACTGCAGATTTACGAGCATGGTGAGTATAAATCTACTACTGCcgaataatctctctctcttccccctttcaGTTTGTGACCTAGGCTATGACATCATTCCCTAAGGCGCTAGAACACATTCCCCTGAACATATTCTAGAACGGTGTTGTCCTGTCCAAGCTAGCAGTGAACATCTGTTCAGGCATGGATGCTCCCGCCATATCAAACAACTCAGCTCATGCAAACTTGTAGTATGGTTCAGCCAAAAGATGCTGGACATGCATTTGCCTGCTGAGCTGAGAGTATACCTGTACTTTGCACTCCTATCAGATCTACCAACTGAGGATCTTAAAGCAGTTAACCAcaaaacacttctgtaagctAGGTATTATTGTCTGCAGTTTATAGCTggggagccagatcctcagctgatgtaaatgggcAGCTATGTTAACTTCCTCCTGCTGCGGTTCTCGCCTAGGGAATGAGAAGCAGAGAACTTCATTCATTTGCCTAAATTCACACAGCAAGAGCATAGATTGTACCTCTGCACTATCTGCACTCAAATGTATTGGGGTTATTGGGCATTATTCTGATCGACAGCCAACAGACAGTATGAAATTTCCAATTTCTGGTGGTAAAATTTTTTCCCAGGTTATTGCAAATATACTTAAACATTCCACCTTCACTGTTTCTTATTTAATGATTTTGTCAGCATAAAACTAACCTGAGGTTTCCCTGCAGGCCACCCAGAACTACTCAGCTAACCTGGATTATTATATGGGTTCTAGTTCTGTGTTGCCTCCGTACAACAACTCATTTAACCACACAGACTTCATTTGTGAAAAAAGTCACGCCCGGCAGTTTGCTCAAACTTTCCTGCCAGCATTTTTCTGGATTGTATTCTTGGTCGGCACAGTGGGTAATGCCTTCGTCATCCTCGTCTACTTCAAATACAGATATAGGAAGAGCATCACCGACAGATACCTGCTGCACCTGGCCATTGCTGATCTGCTCCTTGTTTTCACTCTCCCTTTCTGGGCAAAAGCAGCTTCACGTGGCTGGATCTTTAAGAACGTCATGTGTAAAATTGTCAATAGCATGTACAAGATCAACTTCTACAGTTGTATGTTATTTCTAACATGCATTAGTTTTGACAGGTACATTACAATTGTCCAGGCCATGAAAGCTAAGAACCTTAAGCGAAAAAGGCTTCTGAGCACTAAACTAGTTTGCTTTGGTGTTTGGCTGATTGCAATAGGCTTATGCATCCCAGAAATAGTGTACAGTGAATCTAAGCAAGTTAGTAATACAACTACCTGCAAGATGGTGTACCCTACCACAGTGACCCGAACCACCAAAGTTACTGTCCTAGCTTTGAAAATCACAATAGGATTCCTCCTTCCTCTTTTCGTCATGGTTACTTGTTATGCTTTTATAATTCATACCCTCCTTCAAGCCAAAAAATTCCAAAAGCACAAATCATTAAAGATCATCATTGTTATTATCACAGCTTTCCTCCTCTCCCAGTTGCCCTACAACAGCATTTTGCTGGTCAAAATCATCGACACTTACACCAGGGTTATATATGACTGCAAAACCTCTGACAACATTGATCTCGGATTCCAGATAACTCAGAGCATCGCCTTCCTTCACAGCTGCCTGAACCCTTTCCTCTATGTGTTTGTTGGGGAAAGATTCCGTAAAGCCCTCTTTAAAATTCTGGAGGATGCAATTCACCGCACTGGTAAGATCCGAGAACAGAGCTCTTCCATATATGATAGCCATGAAGGGAGCTCAAAATGGTCTGGATTGCTGGGGCCATCAAAAACCAGGAGCTCTCTCACTTCGAGTATGCACCGAAATTCCTCACTCACACCCAACTTCTGCCAAGCTCCTTtcaaagttaatgggagtctggCTGGAGCAAGGAGTGCTGAATGCAGTGCTCTGTAAGAGATTCTTACcctatgaaagaaaaaaaaagatcccACTCAACAAAGTGAATTAGCATCTTCATGAGGGGCTGAGCCAATGATCCTTCAAAGTATTGAGCGGTCTCAACTTCtgctgaagtcagcaggagttgagggtgctcagtgcCTCCCCCGGAGCGCTGACCACCTTCAAAGATCAAGCCCTACACTTCTGAGTGAAAGGCAGTGACACCATTGAAAAGAGCCAGAGAAATAGTATAACGCTGACTGGAACTAGAACTGACGAAGGAGCAGATTTTATAAAAAATCTTGTTACAACTGTAAATATCCAACCCAGCTGTGGCAATGAACAATCTGAAccagcaagtgatttaaggaaatgATCACATGTGGTCATGGAGCTCAGTTACTGTAGCCATGGAAATAGCTAAGACACGGTGGCTGCTTCACATTATGCCCCATTCCCATCCATGCCGACTGACTGAAGCCAGGGGAGGAGTCAGGCCAGTACtgttttcaatgggagttgcaggtgctcagtacctgtcaggatcaggccttaaatggCTCATGTTTGTATAATGCTTCATAAATGAAAAATGCTACAGATTGTTACGGTCATGTCACTGGCAGCTTTTCAAAGTCCCTTTTCTGTAACAGGTGaaagtagggttgccaagttTCTACTCACGCAAAACCGAACaaccttgccctgccccctgccctctgccctgccccttctccgaggcccttccccacactccctccatgccccctccctctgtcacttgctctccccaccctcactcactcattttcaccgggctggctcaggggcagttgtgggggctctgtctgggagcacagactctagggtggggttgggggtgaggTGTTTAGGATGTAGGATGGGGCTTCGaaggatgggagggggatcagggctggggcaggggcatgggagggggtcagtggtgcaggctccgggtggcactGACTTTAGGTGACTCCCAGAAGCGGCAAcatgtccccactccggctcctatgtggaggtgtggccaggcagctctgtgcatgaCCCTATCTGCAGGTgctacccctgcagctcccattggctgcggttcccagccaatgggagctgcggagatggcgcttggggcaggggcagtgcgcagagccccctggctgccactACACCTAGGAGCCGCATGGGGGATAAGCTGCTGCTTCCAGGCACTGCAGggagccacagcaggcagggaacctgccttagccccgctgcaccgctgaccggacATATAATGGCCcgatcagcagtgc
This genomic interval carries:
- the LOC123363257 gene encoding C-C chemokine receptor type 9-like, with the translated sequence MGSSSVLPPYNNSFNHTDFICEKSHARQFAQTFLPAFFWIVFLVGTVGNAFVILVYFKYRYRKSITDRYLLHLAIADLLLVFTLPFWAKAASRGWIFKNVMCKIVNSMYKINFYSCMLFLTCISFDRYITIVQAMKAKNLKRKRLLSTKLVCFGVWLIAIGLCIPEIVYSESKQVSNTTTCKMVYPTTVTRTTKVTVLALKITIGFLLPLFVMVTCYAFIIHTLLQAKKFQKHKSLKIIIVIITAFLLSQLPYNSILLVKIIDTYTRVIYDCKTSDNIDLGFQITQSIAFLHSCLNPFLYVFVGERFRKALFKILEDAIHRTGKIREQSSSIYDSHEGSSKWSGLLGPSKTRSSLTSSMHRNSSLTPNFCQAPFKVNGSLAGARSAECSAL